From one Mobula hypostoma chromosome 28, sMobHyp1.1, whole genome shotgun sequence genomic stretch:
- the LOC134338933 gene encoding proteolipid protein 2-like, with translation MPAPLDSGTEAPSLSWARLGAFSASAQGADLLLEMVFSLGLVIFFLASPHGAYVVCAVIELVLAGTFYWVYLNHYDQTIISLNWSSTDVFRCTAATIIYLVISISYGMSGNMVGVILSLITMFIFTHNLYLLRPVFCPQRPEPAKQPAYDP, from the exons ATGCCTGCCCCCCTCGACAGCGGCACCGAGGCTCCCTCCCTGAGCTGGGCGCGGCTGGGAGCATTCTCCGCTAGCGCCCAGGGCGCAGACCTCCTGCTGGAGATG GTCTTCAGCCTGGGCTTAGTAATCTTCTTCCTGGCCTCGCCGCACGGCGCCTACGTGGTCTGTGCTGTCATCGAGCTGGTGCTTGCCGGAACCTTCTACTGGGTTTACCTCAACCACTATGACCAGACCATCATCTCCCTCAACTGGTCTTCGACA GACGTATTCCGGTGTACGGCAGCCACCATCATCTATCTGGTTATTTCCATCTCGTACGGAATGTCTGGAAACATGGTCGGAGTG ATCCTCAGCCTCATTACGATGTTCATCTTCACCCACAATCTCTACCTCCTCAGGCCAGTGTTTTGTCCGCAGAGGCCAGAACCCG CAAAGCAACCTGCCTACGacccatga